One genomic region from Marmota flaviventris isolate mMarFla1 chromosome 6, mMarFla1.hap1, whole genome shotgun sequence encodes:
- the Mcur1 gene encoding mitochondrial calcium uniporter regulator 1 isoform X1 → MDCGSVAGERPKHSLSRRRLLLFLPSGRGGSLGGRGTPTRRCVSPLPCGLGSLRPRAAGARGGASRAAPLLLLLLVPSPRLVAAAPRRPLADWGRSRPGPVVPAAGRGGAWRCALGRAGAGGTLHLGRGVAAALASCRRDLSLSAGCLQLEHRTEFTSSGIRKLYFDTHALVCLLEENGFTTQQAEIMVSALVKIMETNMNIVYKDMVTKVQQEITLQQIMSKIANVKKDMIILEKSEFSALRAENEKIELELHQLKQQVMDEMIKVRTDTKLDFNLEKSRVKELYTLNERKLLELRTEIMELHAQQDRALTQTDRKIETEVAGLKTMLESHKLDTIKYLAGSVFTCLTVALGFYRLWM, encoded by the exons ATGGACTGCGGCTCGGTCGCGGGCGAGAGACCGAAGCACTCGCTGAGCCGCCGGCGGCTCCTGCTCTTCCTGCCCTCGGGCCGCGGCGGAAGCCTGGGCGGCCGCGGAACCCCCACGCGCCGCTGCGTTTCCCCGCTGCCCTGCGGGCTGGGGTCGCTGCGGCCCCGCGCCGCAGGGGCCCGCGGGGGCGCGTCACGTGCGGCCccgctgctcctcctcctgctcgtGCCCTCCCCGCGGCTGGTCGCCGCCGCCCCGCGCAGGCCCCTGGCCGACTGGGGGCGCTCGCGTCCTGGCCCCGTCGTCCCCGCGGCCGGGCGCGGCGGCGCGTGGAGGTGCGCGCTGGGCCGCGCGGGCGCGGGCGGCACCCTCCACCTGGGCCGCGGCGTGGCGGCCGCGCTGGCTTCCTGCAGGAGAG ACCTGAGCCTGTCTGCGGGGTGCCTGCAGCTGGAGCACAGGACAGAGTTCACCTCCTCTGGGATTAGGAAGCTCTACTTTGACACCCATGCCTTGGTGTGCCTGCTGGAAGAAAATG GTTTTACTACTCAACAAGCAGAAATCATGGTCTCTGCACTGGTCAAGATCATGGAGACCAATATGAACATCGTCTACAAAGACATGGTCACCAAGGTACAGCAG GAGATCACTCTTCAGCAAATAATGTCTAAGATTGCTAATGTGAAAAAGGATATGATCATTTTGGAGAAGAGTGAATTTTCAGCTCTCAGAGCAGAAAATGAG aaaatagaacttGAACTACATCAATTAAAGCAACAAGTAATG GATGAAATGATCAAAGTCCGGACAGATACCAAATTAGACTTCAATCTGGAAAAAAGCAGAGTAAAAGAATTG TACACATTGAACGAAAGGAAGCTGCTGGAATTGAGGACAGAAATCATGGAATTG CATGCCCAGCAGGATCGTGCCCTGACGCAGACAGATAGGAAGATAGAAACGGAGGTCGCTGGCCTCAAAACCATGCTTGAGTCGCACAAGCTCGACACCATCAAGTATCTAGCAG gGTCTGTATTTACATGCCTGACAGTAGCTCTGGGATTTTATCGCCTGTGGATGTAA
- the Mcur1 gene encoding mitochondrial calcium uniporter regulator 1 isoform X2, which yields MDCGSVAGERPKHSLSRRRLLLFLPSGRGGSLGGRGTPTRRCVSPLPCGLGSLRPRAAGARGGASRAAPLLLLLLVPSPRLVAAAPRRPLADWGRSRPGPVVPAAGRGGAWRCALGRAGAGGTLHLGRGVAAALASCRRDLSLSAGCLQLEHRTEFTSSGIRKLYFDTHALVCLLEENGFTTQQAEIMVSALVKIMETNMNIVYKDMVTKVQQEITLQQIMSKIANVKKDMIILEKSEFSALRAENEKIELELHQLKQQVMDEMIKVRTDTKLDFNLEKSRVKELYTLNERKLLELRTEIMELKKAVNYQHGLEVTSRQAGSLLDCLRSQKNFCQRKGTQSLY from the exons ATGGACTGCGGCTCGGTCGCGGGCGAGAGACCGAAGCACTCGCTGAGCCGCCGGCGGCTCCTGCTCTTCCTGCCCTCGGGCCGCGGCGGAAGCCTGGGCGGCCGCGGAACCCCCACGCGCCGCTGCGTTTCCCCGCTGCCCTGCGGGCTGGGGTCGCTGCGGCCCCGCGCCGCAGGGGCCCGCGGGGGCGCGTCACGTGCGGCCccgctgctcctcctcctgctcgtGCCCTCCCCGCGGCTGGTCGCCGCCGCCCCGCGCAGGCCCCTGGCCGACTGGGGGCGCTCGCGTCCTGGCCCCGTCGTCCCCGCGGCCGGGCGCGGCGGCGCGTGGAGGTGCGCGCTGGGCCGCGCGGGCGCGGGCGGCACCCTCCACCTGGGCCGCGGCGTGGCGGCCGCGCTGGCTTCCTGCAGGAGAG ACCTGAGCCTGTCTGCGGGGTGCCTGCAGCTGGAGCACAGGACAGAGTTCACCTCCTCTGGGATTAGGAAGCTCTACTTTGACACCCATGCCTTGGTGTGCCTGCTGGAAGAAAATG GTTTTACTACTCAACAAGCAGAAATCATGGTCTCTGCACTGGTCAAGATCATGGAGACCAATATGAACATCGTCTACAAAGACATGGTCACCAAGGTACAGCAG GAGATCACTCTTCAGCAAATAATGTCTAAGATTGCTAATGTGAAAAAGGATATGATCATTTTGGAGAAGAGTGAATTTTCAGCTCTCAGAGCAGAAAATGAG aaaatagaacttGAACTACATCAATTAAAGCAACAAGTAATG GATGAAATGATCAAAGTCCGGACAGATACCAAATTAGACTTCAATCTGGAAAAAAGCAGAGTAAAAGAATTG TACACATTGAACGAAAGGAAGCTGCTGGAATTGAGGACAGAAATCATGGAATTG AAGAAAGCTGTAAATTACCAACATGGACTAGAAGTAACGTCAAGACAAGCAGGGTCACTTTTGGATTGCCTAAGGAGTCAAAAGAATTTTTGTCAGAGGAAGGGAACACAGTCATTGTATTGA